The following are encoded in a window of Aromatoleum petrolei genomic DNA:
- a CDS encoding SRPBCC family protein, with the protein MRSAASNQYHLTTLWRLGAPVETVWDVITRPERWPDWWAGAESVVSIEDGDADGIGARQQYIWKGRLPYRLHFISCVTRVERHRLLEAEVVGEVEGIGRWHFVCQDGITTLRYEWLVRTNPLWMNVLAPLARPVFRWNHNALMRAGGIGLARHLGAPLHRHESQSA; encoded by the coding sequence ATGCGATCCGCGGCCAGCAACCAATACCACCTCACGACCCTCTGGCGGCTGGGGGCTCCCGTCGAGACCGTCTGGGACGTCATCACACGCCCCGAACGCTGGCCGGACTGGTGGGCCGGGGCAGAATCGGTTGTTTCCATCGAAGACGGTGACGCCGACGGTATCGGCGCCCGCCAGCAGTACATCTGGAAGGGGCGCCTGCCATATCGCCTGCATTTCATCAGCTGCGTCACCCGCGTCGAGCGCCATCGCCTGCTCGAAGCGGAAGTCGTCGGCGAAGTCGAAGGCATTGGCCGTTGGCACTTCGTCTGCCAGGACGGCATCACGACCTTGCGCTACGAATGGCTCGTCCGGACCAATCCACTCTGGATGAACGTCCTTGCCCCGCTTGCCCGGCCGGTGTTCCGCTGGAACCACAACGCCCTCATGCGCGCGGGCGGCATCGGCCTCGCCCGCCACCTCGGCGCACCACTCCATCGGCACGAGAGCCAATCCGCATGA